A stretch of Ectothiorhodospiraceae bacterium BW-2 DNA encodes these proteins:
- a CDS encoding CRISPR-associated endonuclease Cas3'', whose amino-acid sequence MKVKNSMAHYRQDDGMAQTLAEHLMQVGHIGARGSAKIGLEPMGELLGLLHDLGKYSAAFQTYLQSAVGRIDPDEDDWVDAGRLKGK is encoded by the coding sequence ATGAAAGTAAAAAATAGCATGGCTCACTATCGTCAAGATGACGGCATGGCGCAAACATTGGCAGAGCATCTAATGCAAGTAGGCCATATAGGTGCTAGAGGTAGCGCAAAAATCGGCTTAGAGCCGATGGGTGAGTTACTGGGTTTGCTGCACGATTTAGGAAAGTACAGTGCAGCGTTTCAAACCTATCTACAGTCGGCTGTTGGTCGGATTGATCCCGATGAGGATGATTGGGTAGATGCGGGTAGATTAAAGGGAAAATAA